The sequence tagttgagatcaaggacttcatggagattcatcatacaaggacgaagatctactcaaggaaccgtggaacttcatcaacaaaaaggtatgtggagacttgaacttatctatcactcaaaagtctatctattctatctcctacttcttatgagacaaaaagtcgtatgctatatagactggatcatacacaatTGACACttagagctgagtattcattacttatttttttctcgaaatcgtgtgttggtaaagcgtttcgctttgatcaagtttatcttcatctagtgacgaaagtcatgaaaagtttcaattactttgagaattgatctgatgtgaaacggtctgtgaataacggctatataacgtcctctgagaatgtctcaatgattggaatgagagtttagattagataaccatgtattccttaatccgaagttttcgaactttgttgattgagagaaactggaggaattggctttgccaagtccgcgaacccagtccgcgaactgacggaagttctcttaccgagaatttctgttgggatttttcaaaaactcgtttgcatgtttagtccgcgaactcagtctgcgaactggcggaagtctctttgccgagattttctgctgagtttggaaaactctgccgatttccttaagtccgcgaacttgtttgtgagcttaagcggttatgatctaaagatgtgctctgaacatgaaacttaaattgctaaagaatgctttatgcaaaccgtggctataaagttcatgagacgattcatggaatcgaatcatctttgtttcaattgtgtcttgtgtagttacataagatctcatagcaattgaacaactctctaactagttcatttgagtcaattgaactagttatggtgaagaagaactaggttaatatgaaatgctcatatggttaaccttttgggttactacgttgaaccaacatacacgtacacgtttgggcatggttttcacaaacccagtaaacgtctacccaagtgtgtgtgacaagctaagttttcgatctaacggttaataaatattagcttgaatctaaatcaggttttcatctaatggtgaatatggattgctttgtaactaaggcaaaaccctgatttgaaggctatatataggagaatctagcattgggcaaaactaatccccacacgtctgtgtgatactagtgcgctcgctagagtcgattctcctttaacctttggttttcttctctaaaaccaggttaacgacttaaagacttcattgggattgtgaagccagaccgatactacttttatcatagttgtgtgatctgatcttgcatcttctatcgtatgagtacaatctttgattggcttgagatcgtgagagttatctgataggaaagataaagaagtcacaaacatcttcgtcccactgtttgtgattcctcgacaaaccgcttgtgtagtcaagaaggattgttgagaggtgattgattaatttaggctgttcttcgggaatataagaccgaattatcagttggttcctgttcaccttgattttatccttaagacggaacaaaaactagggtttttctgtgggaaacagatttatcctttgatagacttttctgtgtgagacagatttgtttattatcaagtctgcgattttgggttgcagcaactcttagttgtgggtgagatcagataagggaatcaagtgcgcaatatcctgctgggatcagaggcgtaggagtacaactgtacgttgaattagtgggagactgattggggttcaactgtattccagttcgaagttagcttggagtaggctagtgtctgtagcggcttaatacagtgtgtattctatctggactaggtcccgggggttttctgcatttgcgttttcctcgttaacaaaacttctggtgtttgtgttatttcttttccgcattatattttgtataattgaaataatacatgttgtgcgttaagatcatcaattggaaatccaacctttggttgttgattaatattgattgatccttggatattggtctttggtaccgtccgagttattccttgtgtttgattaaaaactcgctattgttttagcttgaataaatcaaaacaagtgagagatattgactccttgagatactttaatctagattgagtctgattgtctaattgattctctagcaaagtattcggagttagtccatacagattgctaagcgaaatattgggtggtgttgttacacCATCGCTTTttcaccatccactttatctctctacaccaacaagtccatagaaacaccatcatcatcaacaagaggagcatcacaaattcgaaagaaagttgaagacgttcaaggtttacaagcaacggtacagaaatgagcagatttcatattcaagtaaagcaacaagacaaggagcaaaatttttacaagttgaaggctattgtacaagagtgaagattatcaagatgagagttcaagaagtttgtgatatcgagacatacaagttgtgaagaatcgagcggtaaagtacttacgcTATggtctttgtacttgcatttttattttattcttatttgttagtttgtattttattttctcttgtctcaaaaaaaaaagttcattagttttaatattttgtctgttttcattttgtgtttaccttatttatcttgcatcttacaaaaaaaaaaaaaattaaaaaaaaaatcattgcatcatattttggtttgtttggcttgatttggttttgtattcattcaataaaaccattggaagaagaaatattcataatgaagtttcatttttttttttggtaaatccaaatTGTATTAATAAATAGCAATATGTACAAAGTGATTACAAGAAAAAGAGGTCAAGAAACCCCAAAAAACTCATAAGCTACTTGAATCTATAATAAGATGCATTTGGATATTCAATACTTGAAAGGAAAACAGGTCTATTAGCATAGCTAAGACCTTCTCCATTTCGAAGTAAACAACCTCTTTTAGCCATGACATCTGCAGCAAAATTCGCCTCCCTATAAGTATGCTCAAAAGTGATAGAATCATACAAATTTTGAACCTGAACCCAACGCTGCTTAATTAACCAAGGGATGGAATCCTTGGAATAAGCCTCAACAACGCTACTTGAGTCTAATCTAACCAAAATATGTCGCATCCTCCATTGAACAGCCCACTCCAAGCACAATGATGCCAAAAATTTCAGCCATGTAGTTGTTCGTTATGCCCAGTCCAATACTCATAGCTCCAACCACGTTACAATCAGCATCTCTAGCAACATCACTCGCACCTGCACGCCCTGGATTGTCCTTAGCAGCGCCATCACAACAAAGAAGCAAAACGTTCCTTGGAGTAGGTTTCCAGTGACACTCAATTGGTTGAATAGTCTTCACCCTTCTATGGAGTACTCTAAAGAAATTAAGGATGCACAAATCATACACGGAGTTGTGCATATAGATTTTAATCCGAACTGAATGTTCATGCACAAGATGAAAAATCCTCTTCTTGAGAAACTCCAAGTTTGTCGTCTTCTTATCAAAAACAACTTTGTTTCGAGTAAGCCACAATTCAGCACGCACAATCAAATTTGTAACCAtccaaagatctttgataatttgACTCCTCCCTTTAGCAGCCTTGTAAGAAGTAATCAGACTAAGGTGAGGAATAAGATTAAAAATATGTGAAATCCAGTCCCAAACCTGCATAACAAAAGCACAAGACCATAAAAAATGGTCCAAAGATTCCTCTTCCCATTTACACATATAACACTTATTCACCAAAGTGATTTTGAACCGGCTTTGGACCTTGTCAAGAGTAGCACAAACACCCCGTTCAATCTTTCAGTTTTGATCCACAAGGTTTGGGTGCACAACCTTACGCCATAAAAGAGAGTACACTTCCGCCAGAGCATATTTCTTTCGAATTAGACTTTTGGCTGAACTAACCGAGAATTTTGCTTTCAAATCAGGCATCCAAACCCTGCAATCATCACCTCCCAAAGGTCTTGGAAAATCAGCCAAAGTAACACCAACACGTAGAAAGTTATGCATATGAGAATCAGGGATAACCAATTCATTGTTAACAAGTAAATAACTGACCTTTACCTTGTTGTCCAAACCTGTTTCACCAATAATCTCGGCAATTGAAGTATATTTATACCAAATGTCAAAATAAAGAGAAGTAGAGTGACGATCACCAAGAATCACTTTAGTGTTGCTATCCACCTCTTTATAGACTTGCTTAATACCTGGAAGATTGGAAGATTTGATACCATACTCCTTAATTCTATCCTTATTATTTGTGTATTTAGCATAAAGGAAACGAGCCCATTTTTTCTTAGAAGAACGAATATtccaccacaacttcataagAAGAGCCTTATTTGTGATAGATAATTTAGTAattccaagaccaccttccttcacCGGACAGCAAACTTTATCATAAGCaaccacaaattttctacttacctCAGCGTCTCCTgacaaagaaaattacgaataacTCTCTCACATTGATCAATAAATTTGCGAGGATATTTGTAAACTGCCATGTTATGGATAGAGTAGCTAGAAATCACCGAGTTAATTAGAACCACTTGatcttgaaaagaaagtaacTTCCCCTTCCAAACCGAAAGTTGATTCTTAATTTTATCTATCACATTGAAAATGTGACGATACTTCACAGCACCTGGCATAATTTGAACACCCAAATAACGATCCGGAAAAGTTGAGACTTCCATACCCAATAAATCTGTGATAGTTCTACACCGACTCAAAGAATTTCCACCATAATACACTTTGCTCTTTTGACGACAAACCGTCTGCCCAGAAGCAGCTTGATATTTACCAAGTAAATTCAGTAAACTATGCAAGCTCTTCatgtttcccttgcaaaaaatcatgatatcatcagcaaagaaaagatgagtaGGGGAAATACCTTTTTTCGACAACATAGGAGTCATACTCTTGTTGAGAAAAATCTTGGAAAGGTTCCTactcaacacatcttcaatcagcacaaaaataagaggagacgGAGGATCACCTTGGCGCAGACCTCTATTAATACTGAAAAAGCCTTCAGGaataccattaagaagaatagaaatacgtgCTGAGCTAAGAATAGCCAAACTCCAAGAGCACCAATTTTCAGAAAATCCATACTTACGAAATACTTCCAAGACAAAAGCCGAACTAATCGTGTCAAAATcctgagagatatcaagtttAAGACCGACATTACCATCTTTCCGCTTGTTTTTCAATTCATTTACCATTTCAGAGGCCACGctaatattctcatgaatatttctaccCTTCATGAAAGCAACTTGTTCTTCCGAAACAAGTTTATCAAGAACTCCACCAAGTATCGTAGCAAGAacttagtaaaaattttaaagaaaaaattactaagaccaatgaGACGAAAATTACGAAGTGTGTTAGCACCCATCACCTTAGCCAGAAGAATCATAAGACTCGAATTAACTCCCTGAGGAATAATTTTGTGCATCCAGTAATAAGTAATCGCATTGACAAGGTCTTGTTGTATCACATCCCAACAATGTATATAGAAACACCCAGAGAACCCATCAGGCCCCGGTGCACTATCAGCCCCCAAATCAAAAACTGGGGCTTTAATTTCCTCCATAGAAGGAATCCCATCCATCATCATACTGTCCTCCACAGAAATGCTCTCATGATCATAATGAAAAATACTATCATCAATAGGTTGCTCCACCCCATTGAATTTAGATTCAAAATATTGAACCGTGAAGTCTCTAATTTGCTCATAACTCGTAATGGTAGTACCATTCTCATCAACTAATTCATAAATCACATTATTACTCCTACGAGTCTGAATGTTAGCatggaaaaaaaatcaatattacTCGCTCCCTCAACCAACCACTTATTTCTTGATTTCTGTTTTAGCATAATGGCATGTTGCATACGAACATTCTCAAGGgaaactgaagcctccttcatagAATTCAGCTTAGTTTCATCTTCCGGATCTTCATCATAGGCTCGGAGAGCCACTTCCATTCTCAACTTTGCATGTTTTAAACGAGTATGAACATTCCCAAAACCCCTCAAATTCCAGTCCTAAATAGCAGCCTTGAGCCTTTTCAGATTATAAGGGAAAATATAAGCATGAGACCCAATCACCGGTTCATTCCAACTATCCATAACCATGCACAAGAAATCCGGATGTgtaaaccacatcttctgaattctGAAGGGAGCACGCCTACGTCTAGAATGAGCAAAAGGTTAACCAACAAGAGTGGAATGGTCGGAAACTTCCcttggaagagctttacaccagCAATTCTCGAATTTTTCTAACCAAGCCTCATTAATTATAGCACGATCAAGTTTACAAagaattctaccaacaccagatTGACCATTATCCCAAGTGTATTTAGAACCCAAAGAATTAGCTTCAAAGAGGTTGTTGtcatccatccaatcactaaaatcAGAATGACTGAAGTTCTTGGTTCACGACCTCTTTTTTTCATCATTGCGCAAAACACAATTAAGAtttcataatgaagtttcaagcatcaaggaattagaggaaagaatcacattgtcgagattctacgaagttcaagatttcatcatcaggagttgaagaccgaagacgaagatggagacaaggattgaagaccaaagacgtttctatggatactgtgagagtggtgctaactgcacatcaaacggataacaaggtaagtaagcatattcccaccttcggtaagtggttgatttcctttcttagagatcgtcagaaaaatgggtttccaaaatgataaaagatgtggaGTTTCagaacaattcggagggtttttccttcctactattcaacgtgtcgcaggattctaccttcaTTCCTACCTGTACACATGTGTAACCCATAAAGTTAAGCAGCTGACAAAATGATTAGTTAAGCAGctgataaaaataaaatcataaatatatAGTAGAAATATTATTTAGGATTAATTAACTATGCATCGTTACTATCaataattatttctagtcatttGCGTTATGAAATGGAACTAACAGTCTAACACTCTCTGTTAAATACTCATTTAAAATATAAAGTAATAAAATGAATGACAGGTAATAAAGAATTCTATTGATTAATTAGTATAATCTAAGATATATCTAAAATGATAATTACCTAATAATTTAGTATATAAtcgtacatttatagagatataCTTTACATTTATAGTTAATTAGAAGATTAAAAACAGAGATTAATTAAATTCAAACATTATATAGAAGGGATCGTTTTCACGGTACTAATTAAATTTTTAAACATTAAATTATAGAGCTGAATACTGACCGTAGATTATAGAGTACAGAATTGAGTAGATGTCATGCCATAGATTAAACTCTATAAAGTAACTTGAATATCggaatttttccttctcaatTAACCCTTAGTTCAGGTATATGTTACTTCAAACTCATTTGAAATAAGTTAAACTTCGCGTGTTTGTAAATATGAGCAGTACTTACATTAAGAGGTACTCGATTTAATTTTCGAGGTCGAAAATTCTTATAAGGCGGGTAGAATGTAAGGATccacaagctcgtcaacgctactaGACCGGACAGGAAGTGAATTAGCTACTAATGATTTGATTAGATGAATATGAACAACAATTAATGAAAATTCACCAAACAATAATTAGGAAATGAAACTAATACCATTAGATATATCTCGTAAAAATACGCGAAACGCACTGGTAGGTCACGTCTTTCGGATGCCGGAAGGAAAAGAAATGTCACCGGGAGTCTTACGTATGTAGCTTGACTTTGGTCAATGAGATATGACTCGTGATTGACTAAATACACCataattatattttaatttaaacATTTGATTAGCTCCTAAATCCTTAATTGAACTTATATAATTAACTGTGGTGTAAGTAGGGTGTAATAATATAATTAATTATCATTAAATTGTAAACCAAGATAAATTAGATAAATGGAGATAGTTGATCGTTATCTCCTTCACGTGGATAAGGTGGTGGTGTGAGACTATGGGAGAAACATAGAGATGGGTAGTATAGGTGATAAGTTTTGGAAACCTTAATAAGTGTGAGTTAGATACGTAAGGGAGTTCGAAGGATTACAGGAGGTGATGTAGTAATAATATTTGGACAGAATATGTATAGAAATATTGAGTGAGATTAATAGTAACAAGAAGATGGTGGTATTGATAACTTGAAAGTTTAAACATGGAGAATTTAGTGAGGAGAAAAAAGAGATCAGTGAAGGGTTGTTATTTTTAGCTAGAAGCTAGCCCTTGGTGATGTATTTGGAGAAGATGGAAAGTGTTTATGATGATGAGTTGATAAAGATGATGATTGAAATAATGGAAACATGTGTTTATGGATAAGGTAATCTTCCTAAACAATCTTAGTACGTTTCTTATGATGTTGGTAGTtgataaataatgaaaatagTTAAAAACAACCAAGTTCTTAGTTATGAAATTCATGTGTCTCTGTCCTCTATTATTGCATGATTTTAATTGACTTAAAATGTAATCTAGTCGTAATATAAACTTGAGACTTTTAGTAGTATCTCATCTTTCTATAGAGACTGAGTTTGCATGATTTGGTTAAATAGTGAATTAGGTACGAATTTCCAAAGTTGCATCGTTGTGACTGAAATTCTGAAAACAGCAGCGAGTAGGCGACTAAACGGACTGTTATGGGTATATTATGATCAGAATTAGCTCTTGGTATAAACTACAAAGTTGTAGAGGAGGCTGTTACCTTTCTAAAGAGACATCAACTTTCTCTTTCTGATCAAACTTGAATAATATAGAGAACCCGAAAATAGACTCCTTGTGTCGTGTACAAATATGAAATTTGAGAATATTTATAAAATGCATGTCAAGTGTTTGTAAAAGTGACTGAGTTAACTCGATATGTTAGTGAGTCAGTTAGTTGACTCAAGTCAGACCGAGTTAGTTGGTTGGGTGTTGGACATAGTTAGTGGGCCGATTTATCGGTCCGGTCCGGGTTGGTCCATGGTTAGAGCGGGATTTCTTATTTTGGATTTTGGAACACCTTATTATCTGAACTAGCTTCCGGTTCCTTCTGCAAAGATGTAGAGATTTTCGATAGCTTTCCTACGACACTAAGTTTGACTcaatttggataagtagatgtTGATTTACTAAATACCAATTCCTAGAACCATTAGTTATTTTATTTAGCCTATATCTGGAAACTTATATAAAATTATGCTACGAACCTCGTATAAGCCTATTGATTAAATTCTTAGAGTGctcgtgtgattaacagttagcctttattaacaacgatcgattcaaaggaatAATCAATGGATCGtgaatctcgaggtaggcatggcttgtcagcaaatcaggtgggaactctgtaaccttcttgtaatcattgagcctTCTTTCTATTGCGATCATGATGAGTCTTTATTATGTTTGGCATGTTTGTATGTTTTACCATCTATGTAAATGCTTGTATGAGTCTTGATGTGCGTGTAATATGCGTTGTATGATTTCCCCGCAaggagtgtctgtgattccccacggctctttgctaagttaagtatggcggcttcttccccgttttaatATTATCTAGTAGGGCAGTTTCTTCCCCGTTTCAATAtattagtagggcggcttcttccctgtTTCGATAATatatagtagggcggcttcttccccgttataaTAGTACATAGTAGGGTGGCTTCTTCCCTGTTTCGTTATTATATATAtgattatgatttttaattttcgTTGCTGTAATTAAGATTCGAACtttaagacttgttaagattaattttaaaggaataaaatagagagttactgggtctaggattcggccaaacttatatcaataggttcaattattcattctcaaacaattatcgctcgacaaataaaacaacatcgactcttattcttgccaaggtagattctccaaacattagttataaatcgtaagcatgggacatcaaacatctaagcaagcatgacccgtctaataaaataataactaattttttcaaatcataattctattttaattaagtgcaaaagtcaaatagaaaataaaacaaattcacccatgtatgaagtccggcttcctccgtcgacccagtgttggggtctagcttctcatggtaaaaacacgctcaaaataattttccatagctcaaaaaggtgttttgaAGAAAATGTATAAAGaattgtgtttgtaacagttataattgttacaaaacccactgttacagagaaccctaacagaactgttgcgaactcaaaataattgttggaaaaattgttacaaagttattgagtttgaaagtataggtcacgaTTTTTCTGCGACTGCTTTTAACTGTtgtttcgtgttcttcttcttcttcaatggcagcagcagagacaagctctacAACTCCCAATCCCCATCCTCTGTTCGAACCCCTAATTCTCCATCATCTTTTTTGGGATGCTAGCAGCCTATTTATAATTCACAGGCGCATCAAATCTCTGTGCAGTTACTCCAAATATTCGACAGTaaatagaaaatattttcatcatttttcttcccATGCTACAAGATTTCTTTCCCACTTTCTCTCTTTCACGCGTCTGATATTTGAGTAGACACCTCATTGAGTGGTAAACACACGCCAAACTTCGCCTAATAATCCCGAGTCATACTCCAAACTCTGTTTTCATGAGGCAAACACATAACTTCCATGTTTTATAAAATCCACGTACACAACCCTTGTTTTACGTTTCTAAgctcataccaatcctgttttgactAAAAAGGATATTCCCAACTAAATCCAGCGATTAAATCTCCATCGAACTCCTCCAATA comes from Papaver somniferum cultivar HN1 chromosome 7, ASM357369v1, whole genome shotgun sequence and encodes:
- the LOC113295672 gene encoding uncharacterized protein LOC113295672; the encoded protein is MDDNNLFEANSLGSKYTWDNGQSGVGRILCKLDRAIINEAWLEKFENCWCKALPREVSDHSTLDWNLRGFGNVHTRLKHAKLRMEVALRAYDEDPEDETKLNSMKEASVSLENTRRSNNVIYELVDENGTTITSYEQIRDFTVQYFESKFNGVEQPIDDSIFHYDHESISVEDSMMMDGIPSMEEIKAPVFDLGADSAPGPDGFSGCFYIHCWDVIQQDLVNAITYYWMHKIIPQGVNSSLMILLAKVMGANTLLLATILGGVLDKLVSEEQVAFMKGRNIHENISVASEMVNELKNKRKDGNVGLKLDISQDFDTISSAFVLEVFRKYGFSENWCSWSLAILSSARISILLNGIPEGFFSINRGLRQGDPPSPLIFVLIEDVLSRNLSKIFLNKSMTPMLSKKAASGQTVCRQKSKVYYGGNSLSRCRTITDLLGMEVSTFPDRYLGVQIMPGDAEVSRKFVVAYDKVCCPVKEGGLGITKLSITNKALLMKLWWNIRSSKKKWARFLYAKYTNNKDRIKEYGIKSSNLPGIKQVYKEVDSNTKVILGDRHSTSLYFDIWYKYTSIAEIIGETGLDNKVKVSYLLVNNELVIPDSHMHNFLRVGVTLADFPRPLGGDDCRVWMPDLKAKFSVWDWISHIFNLIPHLSLITSYKAAKGRSQIIKDLWMVTNLIVRAELWLTRNKVVFDKKTTNLEFLKKRIFHLVHEHSVRIKIYMHNSVYDLCILNFFRVLHRRVKTIQPIECHWKPTPRNVLLLCCDGAAKDNPGRAGASDVARDADCNVVGAMSIGLGITNNYMAEIFGIIVLGVGCSMEDATYFG